TCGAATTGCACCGGCACATCGGCGAAGACACCGACATCCCGGCCGGTGACATCGGCGTGGGCGGTCGCGAGATCAGCTATCTGTTCGGCCAATACAAACGACTGGCAAACAAGTTCGTCGGCACGTTGACGGGAAAGGGCCTTTCGTTCGGCGGATCGCTGGTGCGCACCGAGGCGACGGGCTACGGATGCGTTTACTTTTGCGAAAACATGTTCCAACGAATCGGCGATTCGATCGATGGGAAAACGGTTGCCATTTCGGGCAGCGGTAACGTCGCTATTTATGCTGCGGAAAAAGCGACTGAGCTGGGCGGTCGCGTCGTCACACTCTCGGACTCGGGCGGTTTTATTCACGACCCCGATGGGATTGACGCCGAAAAGTTGGCGTTCGTCAAAGACCTGAAAGAGGTCCGGCGCGGTCGCATTTCGGATTACGTCGACAAGTATCCAAAAGCAACGTTCCACTCCGACGCACGACCGTGGAGCGTACCTGCACAGGTAGCCTTGCCTTGCGCGACACAAAATGAACTGGATTTATCGGAAGCAAAAACGCTGCTGAAGAACGGAGTCATGGCGGTTGCCGAGGGTGCCAATATGCCGACCGAATTGGATGCGGCCTACGCGTTCCGTGAGGCGGGGATTTTGTTTGGGCCGGCGAAGGCTGCCAACGCGGGCGGTGTCGCGGTGTCGGGTTTGGAACAGAGCCAGAACGCGCTGCGATTGTCGTGGAGTCGTGAAGAAGTCGATACGAAATTGAAAACGATCATGAAAGAGATTCATGAAAAGTGCGTCAAATACGGCAGCGACGGCAAGCAGGTTGACTACATCGACGGCGCGAACCTGGCGGGCTTCGTCAAGATTGCCGAAGCCATGCTTGCCTACGGCGCCGTTTAGAACGACAGCGTTTAGAAAGTCGGTGATTGGGGACGCGGTCCGAAGGATTGCGTCGCGATCATGCGAGGGTCCGAGATCGGTTGGCCGGTAATCATCAGGTAACCAACGGCCAACATCAGCATCCAAAATGGCGTCGCGACCAACAGCCCGATGTAGCACGCCAGCAGTCCGGCGAACGAAGCGATCATCGTGATCACCAACAGCAAGACGGACGTCAATTTGTTTTGCAGCGTGATTCCGAACGATGCCTTGAGCGCGCCAATGGTGTCGCCTTTCTGGTCAACCAGTACATACGCCCACGACCACAGCAGCCAGTACATCACAAACATCATCGGTAACAACACAACGACGGCAAGCACGATCATTCCGATCGCGACTCCCTCGCCACCGCCGGCCGTCACGATCAGGGCAACGATTCCGCCCACCAACGCGACAACACCACCACAGGCCAAAATTAGCAAGAACAAGCCACCTAAGAAACGTCCAAAAACGTTGATCGGTGGAAGCAGTTTTGACAGCGGCGAATTTTCGTTACGGGCCACCGCCAAAGCGACGCCGCAAAAGCCAAGGGTGAAGTACGAGCTGAGCAGGTTGAAGAAGATGCTCGACAGGCCTGACAAGGCTGCAGCGACTTCCTTGTTGCCGCCCATCCCTGCAACAAGTCCGACGATGTTGGGGCCGAAGGCGGCGGCGATGCTGATCGCAAACACGATGGCGTATCCACCCACCAATGTCCCCCAGCGTTCTTTGAAAATCGCGAACGCAGCACCAAAAATCTCTTCGACGCTGCGTTGACCGACCTGCAGTTCACCGATCTGCGTCGACCCAGGCGTCGCAACCGACGGTTGGTATGGATTCGGCACGTAGGAAGACGTTTGCGGCTGCGATGATCGTGTCGCGCCTCCAATACTTCCGCCAATCGGTTCACTGTACGGGTTGGAAGATGGCGTGCTGGATACGGGCGTGTCAGGCACGGGGCCAGGCGTCGGTGTTGATTGGGCGGCAGCCGCAGCGATAGCAAATTGGGCCTGACAGGCGGGGCACTTCCCCATTCGTCCCGCCGCACTGTCGGGCAGTTCGAGCAGTCGATTACACGAGGGGCACGTTTGGCGAAGCATGCGATGGGCTCGATC
The sequence above is a segment of the Rubripirellula tenax genome. Coding sequences within it:
- the gdhA gene encoding NADP-specific glutamate dehydrogenase translates to MSLSKKPSAEVTAEIDSFMQGLEKRNPGEVEFHQAVREVTESLMPFVLENPKYKDAQILERLTEPDRIIIFRVTWEDDAGNIRANRAWRVQFNNSIGPYKGGLRFHPSVTQSVLKFLGFEQIFKNSLTGLPMGGAKGGSNFNPKGKSDREVMRFCQSLMIELHRHIGEDTDIPAGDIGVGGREISYLFGQYKRLANKFVGTLTGKGLSFGGSLVRTEATGYGCVYFCENMFQRIGDSIDGKTVAISGSGNVAIYAAEKATELGGRVVTLSDSGGFIHDPDGIDAEKLAFVKDLKEVRRGRISDYVDKYPKATFHSDARPWSVPAQVALPCATQNELDLSEAKTLLKNGVMAVAEGANMPTELDAAYAFREAGILFGPAKAANAGGVAVSGLEQSQNALRLSWSREEVDTKLKTIMKEIHEKCVKYGSDGKQVDYIDGANLAGFVKIAEAMLAYGAV